The following DNA comes from bacterium.
ATCGCCATCGTCCGATCCCGTCGCGTCGGACGTCGCGTCCGCATCCCCCCCGCCCCGCACGCCCGCCGCCAGAATCGCCAGGTCCGAATCGGCCGGGTGGCGCCGGCGCACGAACCAGACGATCGGGCCGGACACGAGATACGCTGCCGCCAGGGCGAAGAGGCTGACCTCCGGCTCTTGGAAGATGACGACGATGATCGTCACGACCGTGAACAGCACGCTGAACTTGTGCCGGCGGAAAAGGTCCACGTCCTTGAACCCGTAATACGGCAGCGTGCTGACCATCGCGAGCGAGAGCACGAGCGCAAGGCCCAGGACGCCGTCCGGCGTGATCGATTGCGCGTTGCCGTCGACGATCTCGAAAAGGCCCGTGTGCATCGAAAAAATGACCGTAAAAACGGCCGTTCCCGCCGCCGCGGGAATCGGAAGGCCCTCGAAAAATCGCTTGGCGCTTGTCGGCCGGATGTTGTAGCGCGCCAGGCGCAGCGCGCCCGCGACGACGAAAAGGAATGCCACGGTCCACCCGACGCGCGGGCGGAACGTGTGCGCGAGCGCGAAGTTGTAGAGGATGATCGCCGGCGCCACGCCGAAGCTGACGAGGTCCGCAAGCGAATCGAATTGCGCGCCGAACGCGGAGGTGGTCTTGGTCATCCGCGCGATGCGGCCGTCGAGCGAGTCGAAAATCGCCGCAAAAAAGATCGCCCAGCACGCCTTTTCCACCTCGCCGGGAGCGCCGCGGAAGGACTGCGTGATGGCGTAGAAGCCAAGCAACAGGCCCATCGACGTGACAAGATTCGGGAAAAGGTAAATCCCCCGGCGCACCGGCATCCCGTCGCGATCGGCGCGGCGGGACCTTCGCATGAGGCGCGGGCGGCGCGTCAGGCGCGGACGGCGAAATCGCGGTCTTTCTCGATCCATGCGTGCGTCAGGGTTGGGGCGGCGCGTGCGCCGCGGATGATTCGGACACGTAGATCGGACGCGGCGCGCGCGTCTGGCCCAGCCGATGCGCGCGTTCCGCGAGAATCGCCACGTGCGACGCGCGATGGTAGCACACGCCCGGTGGGGGCAACAGTCCGGTAGGCGGCAAAAGCGCCGCGATTTCCACTCGATGCCGCTCCATGCCGTCGCCGACGAGGACGGGAAGATTGAGGATTGAGGATCGAGTAAGACCCCATCCCCATCCCGGTTCGTGCCCGGGACCGTGCCCGGAATCTCAATCTTCCGCATCGCCGGCTCGTCTAGCGAACGTGGCGGCCGCTTGCTTACGCGCGCGGCCCCGTTCAACGCCATTTCGCGCACGAGCGCGGCGAGTCCCGCCACATCCACGCTCACGGTCTCCGTCAGTTCCTCGATCTCGCCCGCCTCGCCGGCGAGAAGCACCTGCGCGAACACGCGCCCGCTTCTAGTGTCCACCGTCGCCAGCACCGGTCTTTGCACCGCCAGCCACGGATACGCGACCGCGTGCAGTGTCGGTACGCCGGCGGCCGGCTTGCCCGCGCCGCGCGCCAGGCCCAGCACCGTCGCGATGCCGATGCGAAGTCCGGTGAACGACCCCGGTCCCTCCGCGGCAGCGAACAGGTCGATATCGGCAAGCGTCACGCCCGCGGACGCCGTGGCCCACTCGATCGCGGGAAGGATGTGGCTCGTGGCGTGCGTTTCGAGACGAAGGTCGATCTCCACGACGACGCGCCCGTCGCGAACGAGCGCGACGGAGCCCTGCGTTGCGGAGGTATCGACGGCAAGAGTGAGCATGGGTGAGGTCTATCCGCGGATTACGCAGATTGCGCAGATTTCAACGGGCCTGGCGATAGACGCCGTTCCCCGGTATTTCAAGTCCGCGATTCGCGTTGCCAGATCCTTCGCTTCGCTCAGGATGACGTCGCTCTCGCGGTCTTACTCAGGATGACGTTGCTCTCGCGGTCTTACTCCAGCAGCCCGAACATCGTCCTCAAGCCCGGGAAGATTCGCGCGAAGTCGTTGAAGAACGCGGCGAACATGAGGCAGCCGATGAGGAACAGGCCAACGTTGGTCGCCACGCGCAAGCCCTTGGCCGGGATCGGCCGCCGGAAAACCGACTCCGCGGCGAAGATCGCGAGGTGCCCGCCGTCGAGCACGGGGATCGGCAGAAGGTTCAGGATGCCGAGGTTCACGCTGATGACCGCAAGGAACACAAGAAACCCGAACGCGCCCGTTTCGGCGGTTCGCCCGGCAAGATCCGCGATCATGATCGGGCCGCCGAGGCTTTTGAGCGAAACGTCGCCGGTGAACAGGTACACGAAGCTTTTCACCGTCAGGTAACTGTAGGTCGCGGTCATTTCGAGCCCGCGCGCGAAGGCCTTGAAAGGGTTCCAGTAACGCTCGTCGACGATCTCCGCGGACGCCCAGCTCTTCCACGGATAGATGCCGACGCGCCCGAAACTCACCTGCTCGCCCATGATGTCTTTTTCGATCGCCGTCTCGGGCGTGACCGAAAGCGTGATTTCCTCGCCACCGCGCAACACGGTGACCGGTAGCGCGTCGCCCGAATTGTCGCGGACCATCTTCGTGAACTGCGACCACTCCTCGATGGTCTTTCCGCCCGCCGTCACGATGCGGTCGCCCGGCAGAAAGCCCGCCTCGGCCGCCGGGCTCTTCTCCGTCGTTTCCGCGACGTAGAGATCGCCGCGTTCGATGCCGAGGTCCGCCGCCCGGGCGCCCGGCGAGGACTTGGCGAGCACGATGTCGATGGTCGTCGGACGGCGCTTGCTCTCGTCGATCGCCAGCCCGCCGCGCTCCACGCCGACGGTGACGGAGCCTTGGGATTGCGCGAACAGATGCTCGAAATCCGTAAAATAACGCAC
Coding sequences within:
- the tsaB gene encoding tRNA (adenosine(37)-N6)-threonylcarbamoyltransferase complex dimerization subunit type 1 TsaB, giving the protein MLTLAVDTSATQGSVALVRDGRVVVEIDLRLETHATSHILPAIEWATASAGVTLADIDLFAAAEGPGSFTGLRIGIATVLGLARGAGKPAAGVPTLHAVAYPWLAVQRPVLATVDTRSGRVFAQVLLAGEAGEIEELTETVSVDVAGLAALVREMALNGAARVSKRPPRSLDEPAMRKIEIPGTVPGTNRDGDGVLLDPQSSIFPSSSATAWSGIEWKSRRFCRLPDCCPHRACATIARRTWRFSRNARIGWARRARRVRSTCPNHPRRTRRPNPDARMDRERPRFRRPRLTRRPRLMRRSRRADRDGMPVRRGIYLFPNLVTSMGLLLGFYAITQSFRGAPGEVEKACWAIFFAAIFDSLDGRIARMTKTTSAFGAQFDSLADLVSFGVAPAIILYNFALAHTFRPRVGWTVAFLFVVAGALRLARYNIRPTSAKRFFEGLPIPAAAGTAVFTVIFSMHTGLFEIVDGNAQSITPDGVLGLALVLSLAMVSTLPYYGFKDVDLFRRHKFSVLFTVVTIIVVIFQEPEVSLFALAAAYLVSGPIVWFVRRRHPADSDLAILAAGVRGGGDADATSDATGSDDGD
- the rseP gene encoding RIP metalloprotease RseP, with amino-acid sequence MEYLLAFGQKAFFFVIVLSAVIIVHEWGHFIVARMCGVGVDAFSLFFGKPLWKKKYGRTEWRIGAIPLGGYVKMVGQVDLDSDSADKVAEEDRPISFAHKPAWQRAAIVAAGPVMNFVLAFVIFSGLFFVGYPTTTTLIGNVSDDGAAWEAGVRPGDRVVAVDGEKVWRWDDMAEIVEKKPGVPLVFSVERDGGRRDITVTPRYGNKLNLFQFEVDAGVIGISPDGYLPIAGVRGPDTPAALAGLKTGDLIKSVNGKPVRYFTDFEHLFAQSQGSVTVGVERGGLAIDESKRRPTTIDIVLAKSSPGARAADLGIERGDLYVAETTEKSPAAEAGFLPGDRIVTAGGKTIEEWSQFTKMVRDNSGDALPVTVLRGGEEITLSVTPETAIEKDIMGEQVSFGRVGIYPWKSWASAEIVDERYWNPFKAFARGLEMTATYSYLTVKSFVYLFTGDVSLKSLGGPIMIADLAGRTAETGAFGFLVFLAVISVNLGILNLLPIPVLDGGHLAIFAAESVFRRPIPAKGLRVATNVGLFLIGCLMFAAFFNDFARIFPGLRTMFGLLE